A section of the Tamandua tetradactyla isolate mTamTet1 chromosome 4, mTamTet1.pri, whole genome shotgun sequence genome encodes:
- the LOC143680644 gene encoding LOW QUALITY PROTEIN: sentrin-specific protease 2-like (The sequence of the model RefSeq protein was modified relative to this genomic sequence to represent the inferred CDS: inserted 1 base in 1 codon; deleted 1 base in 1 codon; substituted 1 base at 1 genomic stop codon), giving the protein MYKWLIRILGTIFLFCERPVPPAWALLKRRRSNSTLFSTVDTDEIPAKRPRLDCFIHQVKDSLYNAASLFGFSFQLTTKPMVTSTCNGTRNVAPSGEVFSNSSSRELTGSGSWNNMLKLGNKSPNAISDYPEIRVMVTQNQPRKVLPSFGFTVNSEGYNRRPGGHHHSKGNPESPLMWKPQEKVTEMISEEGGKGLRRXVEEGVQKEEKEKYRRLLERLKEGGHGNFVPPVTSNHHSSQRSHMDTLKTRGWGEDQNRRVRTTQFVPKQYRIVETKGPLCSVRSEKRCSKGKISDAEKTVGIRLENEARRGHQLEPDLSEEVSAXLRLGTGSNGLLRRKLSILETKEKNCPGKERDRRMDDLLELTEDMEKEISNALGHGPQDEILSSAFKLRITRSDIQTLKNYHWLNNEVINFYMNLLVERNKRQGYPALHAFSTFFYPKLRSGGYQAVKRWTKGVNIFEQELILVPIHRKVHWNLVVIDLRKKCLKYLDSMGQKGHRICEILLQYLQDERKTKRNIDLNLLECTHYSMKPHEIPQQLNGSDCGMFTCKYADYISRDKPISFTQHQMPLFRKKMVWEILHQQLL; this is encoded by the exons ATGTACAAATGGCTGATTAGGATTCTCggcaccatttttcttttttgtgagcgGCCGGTGCCTCCTGCCTGGGCCCTTCTGAAGAGGCGGCGCTCTaa TAGCactctgttttccacagtggacACTGATGAAATACCAGCCAAAAGACCAAGATTAGATTGCTTCATTCACCAAGTGAAAGACAGTCTCTACAATGCTGCCAGCTTATTTGGATTCTCATTCCAGCTGACCACAAAGCCCATGGTAACTTCTACTTGTAATGGAACACGGAATGTGGCCCCTTCAGGAGAGGTATTTTCGAACTCTTCATCTCGTGAACTGACAGGTTCTGGATCCTGGAACAACATGCTGAAACTGGGTAATAAATCTCCAAATGCAATAAGTGACTATCCAGAGATCAGAGTGATGGTAACTCAAAATCAGCCACGTAAAGTCTTGCCTTCCTTTGGTTTTACTGTGAACTCAGAAGGCTATAATAGAAGACCAGGTGGCCATCACCATAGCAAAGGCAATCCAGAGAGTCCCTTAATGTGGAAGCCTCAGGAAAAAGTAACAGAGATGATTTCTGAAGAGGGTGGCAAGGGTCTGAGGC CAGTGGAGGAGGGTgttcaaaaagaggaaaaagagaaataccGAAGATTATTGGAGCGACTTAAAGAAGGTGGTCATGGAAACTTTGTCCCTCCTGtaacttcaaaccatcatagTTCTCAAAGAAGTCATATGGATACATTAAAGACCAGAGGCTGG GGGGAAGATCAAAATCGCAGAGTCAGAACAACTCAGTTTGTTCCAAAGCAATATAGAATTGTTGAAACAAAGGGACCTCTGTGTTCAGTGAGAAGTGAAAAGAGATGTTCAAAGGGGAAAATTTCTGATGCAGAGAAGACAGTTGGAATCAGGCTTGAAAATGAAGCTAGGAGAGGACACCAACTGGAGCCTGACCTATCTGAAGAAGTGTCAGCCTGACTCCGCCTGGGCACTGGAAGCAATGGCTTGCTCAGGAGGAAATTGTCAATActtgagacaaaagaaaaaaattgtccaggcaaagagagggatagaaggaTGGATGATCTTCTTGAACTTACAgaggacatggaaaaagaaatcagtaatgCCCTAGGCCATGGCCCACAGGATGAGATCCTAAGTAGTGCTTTCAAATTGCGAATCACTCGCAGCGATATCCAGACCTTGAAGAATTATCACTGGCTCAATAATGAAGTGATTAATTTTTACATGAATCTACtggtggaaagaaataaaaggcaagggTATCCAGCACTTCATGCatttagtactttcttctatcctAAATTAAGGTCTGGAGGTTACCAAGCAGTGAAAAGATGGACCAAAGGGGTAAATATCTTTGAACAGGAGCTTATTCTGGTGCCTATTCATCGGAAGGTACATTGGAACCTGGTGGTGATAGACCTAAGAAAAAAGTGTCTTAAATATCTGGACTCTATGGGACAAAAGGGCCACAGAATCTGTGAGATTCTTCTTCAGTATTTACAAGATGAAaggaagaccaaaagaaatatagaTCTGAATCTTTTAGAGTGCACCCACTACAGCATGAAGCCACATGAGATTCCTCAACAGTTGAATGGGAGTGATTGTGGAATGTTTACTTGTAAATATGCAGATTATATCTCTAGGGACAAACCTATTTCATTTACTCAGCACCAGATGCCTCTCTTCCGGAAGAAGATGGTGTGGGAAATCCTTCATCAGCAGTTGCTGTGA